A region of Anaerolineales bacterium DNA encodes the following proteins:
- the dps gene encoding DNA starvation/stationary phase protection protein Dps: MATKVIEHFKTRNDIPMDTQLHMIDVLNAQLADTFDMFSLIKQAHWNVKGSQFIALHKLFDEIAEGLLGYVDMIAERATALGGVALGTVRMAAESTRLEAYPTDIFDSMGTVELVADRMASLAKSTRMAADDADDIHDMDTNDMLIEISRDLDKWLWFLEAHLQG, translated from the coding sequence ATGGCAACAAAAGTAATAGAACATTTTAAGACTCGCAACGATATCCCTATGGATACGCAGTTGCACATGATCGACGTACTCAACGCGCAGTTGGCGGATACCTTCGATATGTTCAGCCTGATCAAACAGGCGCATTGGAACGTCAAAGGATCCCAATTCATCGCCCTGCACAAGTTGTTCGACGAGATCGCCGAAGGCTTGCTGGGTTATGTGGACATGATTGCCGAGCGTGCTACGGCGCTGGGCGGGGTGGCCCTCGGTACCGTGCGCATGGCTGCAGAATCTACACGTCTGGAAGCCTATCCGACGGACATCTTCGACAGTATGGGCACGGTGGAATTGGTTGCAGACCGCATGGCCTCGCTGGCGAAGAGCACCCGTATGGCCGCCGATGACGCCGACGATATTCATGACATGGACACCAACGACATGCTCATCGAAATTTCGCGAGACCTCGATAAGTGGTTGTGGTTCCTGGAGGCCCACTTGCAGGGATAG
- a CDS encoding DUF1801 domain-containing protein translates to MSPKKGTNKTAKGPTESGKSKGFTEEERAAMKERAREVKVEATRRSGAKKGKADGESDVLEKIAEMPEPDRTMAERLHAIIKASTPILSPKTWYGMPAYAKDDKVVCFFQSAHKFKSRYATFGFSDKANLDEDDMWPTSFALKKLTDAEEVRIIALVKKAVS, encoded by the coding sequence ATGAGCCCGAAGAAGGGAACGAATAAGACTGCTAAAGGCCCCACCGAAAGCGGCAAGTCCAAGGGATTCACGGAAGAGGAACGAGCCGCCATGAAAGAGCGCGCCCGAGAAGTGAAGGTGGAAGCAACTCGCAGATCTGGTGCGAAGAAAGGCAAGGCGGACGGCGAATCTGACGTGCTGGAAAAAATCGCTGAAATGCCGGAACCGGATCGCACCATGGCCGAGCGGCTGCATGCCATCATTAAAGCCAGCACGCCAATTCTCTCGCCGAAAACCTGGTATGGCATGCCCGCGTATGCCAAGGACGACAAGGTCGTCTGCTTCTTTCAAAGCGCGCATAAGTTCAAGTCGAGATATGCGACATTCGGCTTCAGTGACAAGGCAAACCTGGACGAAGACGATATGTGGCCGACATCCTTCGCACTGAAGAAGCTGACCGACGCCGAAGAGGTAAGGATCATCGCACTCGTTAAGAAAGCGGTGAGTTGA
- a CDS encoding ClbS/DfsB family four-helix bundle protein has product MNDDVHEEANLPQNKEELLARIDEEWKLLEAVISGIGADRMLTPKFGGWSVKDILAHITAWERFMCLNYLQHEAAHEAFGLSPKEFESLEEDGFNAIIYERNRDRVLKDVRSDFYSYHEQATRSIRELPFETMLEERLPGDPAGEPLLVGIAANTYDHYREHRESIEELM; this is encoded by the coding sequence ATGAATGACGACGTGCACGAAGAAGCTAATCTACCCCAGAATAAGGAGGAACTGCTGGCACGAATTGATGAGGAATGGAAGCTGCTGGAGGCCGTGATATCCGGCATCGGAGCCGATCGGATGCTTACACCAAAATTCGGCGGTTGGTCCGTGAAAGACATCCTCGCCCATATCACGGCTTGGGAACGTTTCATGTGTCTGAATTATCTGCAGCATGAGGCCGCCCACGAGGCCTTCGGATTGAGTCCGAAGGAATTCGAGTCTCTGGAGGAGGATGGTTTCAACGCCATCATATACGAACGCAATCGTGATCGGGTGTTGAAGGACGTCCGCAGTGATTTTTATTCTTATCACGAGCAGGCAACACGTAGTATACGGGAATTGCCGTTCGAAACGATGCTCGAAGAGCGTCTGCCAGGGGATCCAGCAGGAGAACCGCTGTTGGTGGGAATCGCAGCCAACACGTACGATCATTACAGGGAACATCGAGAATCGATTGAAGAATTGATGTAG
- a CDS encoding CGNR zinc finger domain-containing protein, with amino-acid sequence MASLNREKNWDFDAGLLPLDFTNTAEWHARSDPIENLNSYADLVSWSWKAGLLTEKAAQSLLETAERRPQDARRALDRVIELREALYRIFSHSAAGTQIPNEDLASFNAALGEALHRVRLDASRDGFSWGWSDDNQNLEAMLWPILWKSAELLTSEDLKRVGECADDRGCGYLFYDNSRNHSRRWCSMESCGNRAKVQRHYQRSKTQDENLDGG; translated from the coding sequence ATGGCGAGCTTGAATCGAGAGAAGAATTGGGATTTCGACGCAGGATTGCTGCCGTTGGACTTCACCAACACGGCGGAATGGCACGCCCGATCCGATCCGATTGAAAATCTCAATTCATATGCTGACCTGGTAAGCTGGTCCTGGAAAGCCGGTTTGCTGACGGAAAAAGCGGCGCAGAGCTTGTTGGAAACAGCCGAGCGGCGGCCGCAAGACGCTCGTCGAGCGCTCGATCGAGTCATCGAACTCCGCGAGGCGCTCTACCGCATCTTCTCCCATAGCGCGGCAGGAACACAGATACCGAACGAAGATCTGGCCTCGTTCAACGCCGCCCTTGGCGAAGCGCTGCACCGGGTCAGACTGGACGCCTCACGTGATGGATTTTCGTGGGGCTGGTCCGACGATAACCAGAATCTTGAAGCCATGCTGTGGCCCATCTTGTGGAAATCCGCGGAACTGCTCACCTCGGAAGATCTGAAACGGGTGGGAGAATGCGCCGACGATCGCGGCTGCGGCTATCTTTTCTACGACAACAGCCGCAACCACAGCCGGCGCTGGTGCAGCATGGAAAGCTGCGGCAATCGAGCCAAAGTGCAGCGACATTACCAGCGTTCGAAAACGCAGGATGAAAACCTCGACGGGGGATGA
- a CDS encoding helix-turn-helix transcriptional regulator, translated as MPKAQTIAHSLSPEYVVLGLLKLQPSHGYALHRRLDDELSHVWRVSLSQVYNVLHRLEKHGHIKPSDIDSSIQQADRVPYRITRTGDRYFESWMRTPVGPSVRAIRMAFITKLYFAHHLGAPSLEDLIKRQRSAIETQLEQLDTRFNAIPRTQVINRLGLQLRIKQLQSLEAWFEETINNIPNTLEREK; from the coding sequence ATGCCCAAAGCGCAAACGATCGCACATTCGCTGTCCCCGGAATACGTCGTGTTGGGTTTGTTGAAGCTGCAACCCAGTCATGGCTATGCCCTGCACCGACGCCTCGACGATGAGTTGAGCCACGTCTGGCGCGTGAGTCTCAGTCAGGTATACAACGTCCTCCACAGGCTGGAAAAACACGGACACATCAAACCATCGGATATCGATTCATCGATACAGCAAGCGGATCGAGTCCCCTACCGGATCACGAGGACGGGCGATCGGTATTTCGAATCATGGATGCGCACGCCTGTTGGGCCGAGCGTACGGGCGATTCGCATGGCTTTCATCACCAAACTATATTTCGCCCATCACCTCGGAGCACCCTCACTCGAAGATTTGATCAAGCGTCAACGTTCGGCGATCGAAACCCAACTCGAACAACTGGACACGAGGTTCAATGCGATCCCCAGAACACAAGTCATCAACCGTCTGGGCCTGCAGCTGCGCATCAAACAACTGCAATCGCTGGAGGCCTGGTTCGAAGAAACGATCAACAATATCCCGAACACCTTGGAGAGAGAAAAATGA
- a CDS encoding ABC transporter substrate-binding protein has protein sequence MKRKHIIAGLIILLAFAFASCQSEPTPTFPAQTPTQAEPESEVNVPEVEPITVIDALGREVTFASPPERIVVAGKATTLVVNSVYLFPEAQKRLVAFENRSQRGFDFYPIIQPHFDEFELLERNAGPEQIAPLRPDLVIMKSYMADSLGVALEEINIPVIYVDLETPEQFERDTAIIGNALGDPVRTEEIIDFYNARLEMIATKVESIPEADRPEVLLMQYSDEEGEIAFEVPSVDWIQTELVTLAGGIPVWTDAAEAGGWTVVGFEQIAVWNPEKIFVINYAENPAAAVESLKQNPNWMALDAVQQGEIYGFPGDFWSWDQPDPRWIMGLTWMATKMHPELTTDIDMRQEVMDFYTQMYGLAPGVIEAEILPLIQPELD, from the coding sequence ATGAAGCGCAAACACATCATCGCCGGCTTGATCATCCTACTCGCATTCGCTTTCGCCTCCTGCCAGAGCGAGCCCACCCCGACATTCCCAGCACAGACGCCAACGCAGGCAGAACCCGAATCGGAAGTGAACGTGCCGGAAGTCGAACCGATAACAGTTATAGATGCCCTCGGCCGAGAGGTGACATTCGCATCTCCGCCCGAGCGAATCGTCGTCGCCGGAAAAGCCACCACACTGGTTGTCAACTCGGTCTACCTTTTCCCTGAAGCTCAGAAACGGCTGGTGGCCTTCGAGAACCGCAGCCAGCGAGGCTTTGACTTCTATCCCATCATCCAACCGCATTTCGACGAATTCGAACTACTCGAGCGCAACGCGGGACCGGAGCAGATCGCTCCCCTGCGGCCGGATCTCGTCATCATGAAGAGCTACATGGCGGACAGCCTGGGTGTGGCGCTGGAAGAAATTAATATTCCCGTGATCTACGTGGACTTGGAGACACCCGAGCAGTTCGAACGCGATACCGCCATCATTGGAAACGCTTTGGGAGATCCAGTCCGGACAGAAGAGATCATCGATTTTTACAACGCTCGACTCGAGATGATCGCAACAAAGGTCGAGAGCATACCGGAAGCCGATCGGCCTGAAGTCTTACTCATGCAGTACAGCGACGAAGAAGGAGAAATCGCCTTCGAAGTGCCCTCCGTTGACTGGATACAGACCGAACTCGTAACACTCGCCGGCGGCATCCCGGTTTGGACCGATGCTGCGGAAGCCGGCGGCTGGACGGTCGTCGGATTCGAACAAATTGCGGTCTGGAATCCCGAAAAGATTTTCGTCATCAATTACGCCGAGAATCCGGCTGCGGCGGTCGAAAGTCTGAAGCAGAATCCCAACTGGATGGCGTTGGACGCCGTCCAGCAAGGTGAAATCTACGGCTTCCCGGGGGATTTCTGGAGCTGGGATCAACCCGATCCACGCTGGATCATGGGATTGACCTGGATGGCCACGAAAATGCATCCCGAGCTCACGACGGACATTGATATGCGTCAGGAGGTCATGGATTTCTACACGCAGATGTACGGTCTGGCCCCCGGAGTCATCGAGGCGGAAATCCTGCCCCTGATCCAACCCGAGCTCGATTGA
- a CDS encoding iron ABC transporter permease, giving the protein MRVDRRRLLFITLGVALLASFFLSAFVGRYPRPFWMPLRLFREDALARQLVLALRLPRLCLGLLLGITLSATGAVMQMIFRNPLVEPGFLGVSQGATFGAALSILWIGSSWSMYGMAIFFAMAGLFASYFFARRMRFGGWVLRLVLAGIVVSALFSAGTGILKTMADPLTQLPEITFWLLGGLWSVTWQDVLHVLPFAIPGMTLVYLLRWRLNLLSLDDETAWSLGAAPARERSLLLFGGVVATASLTAVAGIVGWIGLIIPHLSRRLFGADSRYNLPGAMLLGGIFTIFCDDIARSLMAGEIPLGILTSLIGAATFIALMITIKRKQRT; this is encoded by the coding sequence ATGCGCGTCGATCGGCGAAGGCTGTTGTTCATCACCCTCGGTGTGGCGCTGCTCGCCAGTTTTTTCTTGTCGGCGTTCGTCGGGCGCTATCCGCGGCCGTTCTGGATGCCCTTGCGGTTGTTCCGCGAAGATGCACTGGCGCGCCAGCTCGTGCTCGCGCTGCGGCTCCCACGATTGTGCCTGGGCTTGCTGCTCGGAATCACGCTTTCGGCGACGGGTGCGGTAATGCAGATGATCTTCCGCAACCCGCTTGTCGAACCCGGTTTCCTCGGCGTTTCGCAGGGAGCCACATTCGGTGCAGCGCTCAGCATCCTGTGGATCGGATCGTCCTGGAGCATGTACGGCATGGCCATCTTTTTCGCCATGGCAGGTCTCTTCGCCTCGTACTTCTTCGCCAGGCGCATGCGCTTCGGCGGCTGGGTGCTGCGGCTCGTGCTGGCCGGAATCGTCGTCTCGGCCTTGTTTTCCGCCGGCACAGGAATCTTGAAAACCATGGCCGATCCACTGACCCAGCTTCCCGAAATTACCTTCTGGCTGTTGGGCGGTTTATGGTCGGTGACCTGGCAGGACGTGCTTCATGTCCTGCCATTCGCCATTCCCGGGATGACCCTGGTGTACTTGCTGCGCTGGCGATTGAATCTGCTTTCCCTCGACGATGAAACGGCATGGTCGCTGGGCGCGGCTCCGGCGCGCGAGCGCAGTCTGCTGCTTTTCGGCGGGGTCGTCGCTACGGCATCCCTGACCGCCGTGGCGGGAATCGTGGGTTGGATCGGGCTCATCATTCCCCATCTCTCCCGCCGTCTGTTTGGTGCCGATTCGCGCTACAACCTGCCGGGCGCCATGCTGCTCGGGGGAATCTTCACCATATTTTGCGACGACATCGCCCGCAGCCTGATGGCGGGAGAAATACCCCTGGGCATCCTGACTTCGTTGATCGGCGCAGCCACGTTCATTGCCCTGATGATTACGATCAAACGGAAACAACGCACATGA
- a CDS encoding ABC transporter ATP-binding protein, with protein sequence MNDTALLQIEDLFFRYDSSQAWIFEHLSAAIPGGEITAILGPNGVGKTTLLHILIGLLPVQKGSVRLAGRSLESYTRAEMSHLIGLVPQLERIPFSFTVSEYVAMGRAPHIGLLGTPSEEDQMRVDRVLEILDLQTLEQRSVQELSGGEAQLVRIARAMVQEPRILLLDEPTAHLDLGNKHRVLEVLQSLLGDRTTVIFTTHDPDAAFAIAGEALLMHGSSALAFGPVGRVLDGDNLSLAYGLPIEVRRVDGRFIVMRKDEAS encoded by the coding sequence ATGAACGACACCGCGCTGCTGCAGATCGAAGACCTTTTCTTCCGCTACGATTCGAGTCAAGCGTGGATCTTCGAGCATCTATCCGCAGCGATCCCCGGAGGAGAGATTACGGCCATCCTCGGCCCCAATGGCGTGGGGAAAACCACGCTGCTCCACATTCTCATCGGGCTGTTACCCGTTCAAAAAGGCTCGGTACGGCTCGCAGGCCGATCGTTGGAGAGTTACACTCGCGCGGAAATGAGCCATCTCATCGGTCTCGTGCCGCAGTTGGAACGGATTCCATTTTCTTTCACCGTCAGCGAATACGTCGCCATGGGCCGGGCGCCTCACATCGGTCTTCTGGGGACGCCTTCCGAAGAAGATCAAATGCGCGTCGATCGAGTCCTCGAAATTCTCGATCTTCAAACTCTGGAGCAGCGTTCGGTGCAAGAGCTCAGCGGGGGCGAAGCGCAATTGGTGCGTATTGCCCGCGCCATGGTTCAGGAACCCCGAATCTTGTTACTCGACGAACCCACTGCCCATCTGGATCTGGGCAACAAACACCGCGTGCTCGAAGTGCTGCAATCCCTGCTCGGTGACCGCACCACCGTGATTTTCACCACCCACGATCCCGACGCGGCGTTCGCCATCGCCGGAGAGGCGCTGCTGATGCACGGATCCTCGGCGCTGGCGTTCGGACCCGTAGGCCGTGTGCTCGACGGCGATAATCTTTCCCTCGCCTACGGACTTCCCATCGAGGTACGACGGGTAGACGGCCGTTTCATCGTCATGCGCAAGGATGAAGCCTCTTGA
- a CDS encoding nucleoside-triphosphatase — MKRRGEITLISGSVGSGKTTFCTHVIDAIRNSTNPAWQIRGILAPAVLEGDTKTGIDALDLATGERRRLAQRRSDSASGIMTKEWSLDRDTIDWCNHVLRAAVPCDMLVVDELGPLEFERDGGFQEGLTALDSGRFQAALVVVRMELLHYAEARWPDAAAYSIRNRDHALASAVQFAAGIQR, encoded by the coding sequence TTGAAACGCCGCGGCGAGATCACCCTCATCAGTGGAAGCGTGGGTTCGGGGAAAACCACGTTCTGCACACACGTGATCGACGCAATCCGGAATTCAACCAACCCAGCATGGCAAATCAGGGGAATCCTCGCTCCGGCTGTGCTTGAAGGCGATACAAAGACCGGCATCGATGCGCTCGATCTCGCCACGGGGGAACGGCGGCGGTTGGCGCAGCGGCGTTCGGATTCAGCTTCGGGGATCATGACGAAGGAATGGTCGTTGGATCGGGACACGATCGATTGGTGCAACCATGTGCTGCGCGCGGCCGTTCCCTGCGACATGCTCGTCGTGGACGAACTCGGCCCGCTGGAATTCGAGCGGGATGGAGGGTTTCAGGAAGGTTTGACCGCCCTGGATTCGGGCCGCTTCCAGGCCGCACTGGTGGTCGTCAGAATGGAACTGCTGCACTATGCCGAGGCGCGTTGGCCGGATGCAGCAGCATATTCGATCCGGAATCGGGATCACGCGCTTGCAAGCGCAGTGCAATTCGCAGCTGGAATCCAACGCTAA
- a CDS encoding DegV family protein has product MGVKIVTDSTCDLPPSIIQQLDITVVPLYINIGDQGYLDGVDITRTDFYTNLPDYDIHPTTATPGMKSFTQAYRRLAHSGASEILSIHISESLSATVGVARKAAQRFKEVPVTVHDSHQLSLGTGFQVELAGRMAADGKTIEQILAALAQIIPRSFVAARLDTLDFLRRSGRMNRFMSGLGSLLQLKPILTMKLGQPGSERVRTKARAEARLIQMLEESQPIERFALVHTNAAHEAEMFRAEISHLIPQGEVISMDITPVIGAHIGPDAVGFAIISKTVI; this is encoded by the coding sequence ATGGGCGTCAAGATCGTTACCGACTCGACCTGCGACCTGCCTCCAAGCATCATCCAGCAATTGGATATTACGGTCGTTCCGTTGTACATCAACATCGGCGACCAGGGATACCTGGATGGTGTCGACATCACGCGTACAGACTTCTATACAAATCTACCGGATTACGATATCCACCCCACAACGGCTACGCCGGGCATGAAAAGCTTCACCCAGGCGTACCGGCGGCTTGCCCATTCGGGCGCATCAGAAATCCTCTCCATTCACATTTCCGAGAGTCTGAGCGCCACGGTGGGAGTCGCCCGCAAGGCCGCACAGCGGTTCAAGGAAGTCCCAGTCACGGTGCACGACTCCCACCAGCTGAGTCTGGGAACGGGATTTCAAGTCGAGCTCGCCGGACGCATGGCCGCTGACGGTAAAACGATCGAGCAAATCCTGGCCGCGCTCGCACAGATCATCCCGCGCAGCTTCGTGGCCGCGAGGTTGGACACGCTCGATTTCCTGCGTCGCAGCGGTCGCATGAACCGCTTCATGAGCGGATTGGGCAGCCTGCTGCAGTTGAAACCCATTCTCACCATGAAACTGGGACAACCCGGTTCGGAACGCGTGCGCACGAAGGCGAGAGCAGAAGCTCGTTTGATTCAAATGCTGGAAGAGAGTCAGCCGATCGAACGCTTTGCACTGGTCCACACCAATGCAGCACACGAGGCGGAGATGTTCCGTGCGGAAATCAGTCACCTGATTCCGCAGGGTGAAGTGATCTCGATGGACATAACGCCTGTTATCGGCGCTCACATCGGACCGGACGCCGTGGGGTTTGCCATCATCTCGAAGACGGTGATATGA
- a CDS encoding DUF1295 domain-containing protein — MKQEQQRALIAIPVILIIGAGIALAGSQGGYTVGKVPVFVTCVALAFIIQWIAFVPAHRLQTEKFFDLAGSISYISVVLLALLLIPTVDGRAWLLAGMVIVWAVRLGAFLFRRILAAGEDRRFREIKTSFARFLLTWTLQGLWVTLSLAAALAAMTSEYRAELGGIAVLGFLVWLAGLSIEAIADWQKSKFRENPQNAGKFIRSGLWAWSRHPNYFGEIVLWIGVAIVALPVLRGWQWLTMISPIFIFILLTRISGVPMLETRADQKWGGQADYEYYKANTPILIPLPPKKPPSAS, encoded by the coding sequence ATGAAACAAGAACAACAGCGTGCACTGATCGCCATACCGGTTATTTTAATCATCGGCGCCGGCATTGCCCTCGCCGGCAGCCAGGGAGGATACACTGTAGGGAAGGTGCCCGTGTTTGTCACGTGTGTGGCACTGGCATTCATCATTCAATGGATCGCCTTCGTCCCGGCACACCGCTTGCAGACCGAAAAGTTTTTCGACCTCGCCGGCAGCATCAGCTACATCAGCGTCGTCCTGCTGGCTTTACTGCTCATTCCCACGGTCGACGGCCGCGCCTGGCTGCTGGCCGGCATGGTCATCGTTTGGGCGGTTCGCCTGGGTGCCTTTTTGTTTCGACGCATCCTGGCCGCCGGCGAGGACCGCAGATTCCGGGAGATCAAGACGTCCTTCGCCCGCTTTTTACTCACCTGGACCTTGCAAGGCCTCTGGGTCACGCTTTCGCTCGCCGCCGCGTTGGCGGCGATGACATCCGAATATCGAGCCGAACTCGGCGGCATCGCCGTTCTGGGCTTCCTGGTATGGCTTGCGGGTCTCAGCATCGAAGCGATTGCGGATTGGCAGAAGAGTAAATTCCGGGAGAATCCCCAAAACGCGGGTAAATTTATCCGATCAGGTTTGTGGGCCTGGTCACGCCATCCCAATTACTTCGGCGAGATCGTGCTCTGGATCGGTGTGGCCATTGTCGCCCTGCCGGTGCTGCGCGGCTGGCAGTGGCTTACGATGATCTCCCCCATTTTCATCTTCATCTTACTCACGCGTATCAGCGGCGTGCCGATGCTGGAAACTCGCGCCGATCAAAAATGGGGAGGGCAAGCGGACTACGAATATTACAAAGCCAACACACCGATCTTGATTCCGCTGCCGCCGAAGAAACCGCCATCGGCAAGCTAA
- a CDS encoding DUF1475 family protein, translated as MRFAKLLSICGMIVMTIALVNGFTSGNFAADGRQLLHNPWGVVSIVDLYTGFALFSAWVVFREKSIARALVWVALMVVLGFLTASVYVFFALQASNGDWQRFWMGWRADG; from the coding sequence ATGCGATTTGCTAAGCTGCTCTCCATCTGCGGAATGATCGTCATGACGATAGCCCTGGTCAACGGCTTTACAAGCGGAAATTTCGCAGCGGACGGCAGACAACTGCTGCACAACCCCTGGGGCGTTGTGTCCATAGTTGACCTGTACACCGGATTTGCGTTGTTTTCGGCGTGGGTCGTGTTCCGAGAGAAATCCATAGCGCGTGCCCTCGTCTGGGTAGCGTTGATGGTCGTGCTTGGATTTCTCACCGCAAGTGTATACGTCTTCTTCGCGCTGCAAGCCAGCAACGGTGATTGGCAGCGTTTCTGGATGGGATGGCGAGCCGATGGATAG
- a CDS encoding DUF3159 domain-containing protein has product MDRRRELVEELRVVFAGRGAGLFDSIFPLLVFLIANALWGLNLAVWGSIGAAGIISVIRLLRREPLRFALAGLGGVAVAALFVKISGSEAGFFFPGFISGAVTVLLCIVSVALRRPLVAWTSFVVRRWPLDWYWHPRVLPAYNEVTLIWAGVFAARLGFEFWLYQRGSLDALGVLKIILGWPLIVILLIGTYLYGLMRLSKLQGPSVEEFIAGKPPPWEGQQRGF; this is encoded by the coding sequence ATGGATAGGCGCAGGGAATTGGTCGAGGAACTCCGCGTGGTGTTTGCCGGGAGAGGCGCCGGATTATTTGATTCCATTTTCCCTTTGTTGGTCTTTCTGATCGCCAACGCATTGTGGGGACTGAATCTCGCAGTGTGGGGATCCATCGGAGCAGCGGGCATCATCTCAGTCATTCGCCTCCTGCGTCGAGAGCCACTGCGCTTCGCCCTGGCAGGTCTCGGCGGTGTGGCCGTCGCGGCGCTGTTCGTCAAAATCAGCGGCTCTGAGGCGGGTTTTTTCTTCCCGGGCTTTATCTCCGGCGCCGTCACCGTCCTGCTCTGCATCGTCAGTGTGGCGCTGCGACGTCCGCTCGTCGCCTGGACCAGCTTTGTGGTCCGGCGTTGGCCCTTGGACTGGTATTGGCATCCACGAGTCCTGCCGGCCTATAACGAGGTCACGCTGATTTGGGCCGGAGTCTTTGCCGCCCGCCTGGGTTTCGAATTCTGGCTTTACCAGCGAGGTTCACTCGATGCATTGGGCGTTTTGAAAATCATCCTGGGTTGGCCATTGATTGTCATCTTGCTGATCGGCACGTATCTATACGGCTTGATGCGCCTGAGTAAGCTGCAGGGACCAAGCGTCGAGGAGTTCATAGCAGGCAAACCACCGCCCTGGGAAGGACAGCAGCGAGGGTTCTGA
- a CDS encoding type II secretion system protein yields MLKRLQRNEEGFTLVELLVTIAIMGVLFGIVTLALNGLSTSATANTKAAELDQVQTAVDIYLATNYPTITTITPRAVAAVITAADADCDFCSYLRSLPTEYTYSWAADGTVTQP; encoded by the coding sequence ATGTTGAAACGATTACAGCGAAACGAAGAGGGTTTTACACTTGTCGAACTGCTGGTGACTATCGCCATCATGGGCGTTTTGTTCGGCATCGTGACCCTGGCGCTGAACGGTTTGAGCACGTCGGCGACCGCCAACACCAAAGCCGCCGAGCTGGACCAGGTCCAGACTGCCGTCGACATCTACCTGGCGACGAATTATCCAACGATTACGACCATCACACCGAGAGCAGTTGCGGCTGTCATCACGGCAGCCGACGCGGACTGTGATTTTTGTTCCTACCTGAGATCTCTGCCCACGGAATACACCTATTCATGGGCCGCTGACGGAACCGTTACGCAGCCATAA